One genomic window of Cupriavidus metallidurans CH34 includes the following:
- a CDS encoding AAA family ATPase, with protein MTATEVEIDPYPYTDFASLAYPPQFAAEALGVSPQTLKIIERDNDLKISRVPRGSVEVRNYSLNDIFQIARIRRESKHIKGFTRPITISVFVPKGGTAKTTTTCNLAIQFSLMGLKVLVIDNDQQADVSTMMGYDPDLTAEELIDMGIPGERSINGHIGNLMRVGNFYQPMSLEEVVKKPFGEHGPHLIPAEDSLDDMDSALRSANGSDFRYSLFFEQARTGALPHCNLSSYDVIIMDNAPAGSLLSRNSMVAADFLICPIRMDKFSFRALSRLAFRLGEFAKDFKRAPEIVAIPTMYVRNRPRVERNMASLISLFPGKVTESRLYHSEDYSKSLEDGVPLSLWRTGTENSLGAMREVFEELVARIRAVTEVAK; from the coding sequence ATGACCGCAACTGAGGTAGAAATCGATCCCTATCCCTATACGGACTTTGCGAGCCTGGCTTACCCGCCTCAGTTTGCTGCCGAAGCACTAGGGGTTAGCCCACAAACACTCAAGATCATCGAACGCGACAACGACCTGAAGATTTCTCGGGTGCCCCGGGGGTCGGTCGAAGTCCGCAACTACTCGCTGAACGATATCTTTCAGATCGCGCGAATTCGGCGAGAGAGCAAGCACATCAAGGGCTTCACGCGGCCCATCACCATTTCGGTCTTCGTCCCGAAGGGCGGTACCGCGAAAACCACCACCACTTGCAACCTGGCCATTCAGTTTTCCCTGATGGGTTTGAAGGTGCTGGTGATCGACAATGATCAGCAAGCTGACGTGTCGACCATGATGGGCTATGACCCTGACCTTACGGCGGAAGAACTCATTGACATGGGTATCCCTGGCGAAAGGTCCATCAATGGGCACATCGGCAACCTGATGCGCGTTGGCAACTTCTACCAACCGATGTCGCTTGAAGAGGTCGTCAAGAAGCCCTTTGGTGAGCACGGCCCGCACCTGATCCCTGCGGAAGACTCGTTGGACGATATGGACTCTGCTCTGCGCAGCGCCAATGGCTCGGACTTCCGCTATTCGCTGTTCTTCGAGCAGGCTCGCACTGGCGCCCTGCCCCACTGCAACTTGTCCAGCTATGACGTGATCATCATGGACAACGCACCAGCGGGTTCGCTGCTTTCCCGAAACTCGATGGTGGCTGCGGACTTCCTGATCTGCCCGATTCGCATGGACAAGTTCTCATTCCGGGCACTCTCCCGTCTCGCGTTCCGGCTGGGTGAGTTCGCCAAGGATTTCAAGCGTGCGCCGGAGATTGTCGCGATCCCCACGATGTACGTTCGCAACCGGCCGCGCGTTGAACGGAACATGGCCAGCCTCATCAGCCTGTTTCCCGGTAAGGTGACTGAGAGCCGCTTGTACCATTCGGAGGACTACTCCAAGAGCCTCGAGGACGGCGTTCCGCTGTCGCTCTGGCGCACCGGCACTGAAAATTCGCTCGGGGCAATGCGGGAAGTCTTCGAGGAGTTGGTCGCGCGCATCCGCGCAGTTACGGAGGTCGCTAAATGA